From a single Anabas testudineus chromosome 5, fAnaTes1.2, whole genome shotgun sequence genomic region:
- the mych gene encoding myelocytomatosis oncogene homolog, which yields MLQSFAQSQDWFCSEPLLFDDEFCQSLMKDLQSLPTPPQSPPMKSGLGGSKPLSKEDQLSYVSNILLEDYDMQLNWNCDFFHSDAAEKEGEPSQPCSPLEESGEDCLWQCLASDKSLEEKLVSTMLGSSPLLSEIDTSIFEEIAGSTLDCQNLMDTQEPSEATSDYGSTGGELSTYSSSDSEEEIDVVTVVRCPSSPSPLPSLADLSARQQKREEEQRALQRHHIEIQLQHNYAAPCPASPPPSSSSSSNKRSRGSDGSSRFHHSSRSSSSSSSSSSRYSHHSSRNSTETEDEEERRRTHNVMERQRRNELKNCFMRLRDNVPELLNNDKASKVVILKKARDCIYGLENEGHRLKTKKDKLRAKQEELKARLAQLRS from the exons ATGTTGCAAAGCTTCGCTCAGTCGCAGGACTGGTTTTGTTCTGAACCGCTGCTCTTTGATGATGAGTTCTGCCAGAGTTTGATGAAGGACCTCCAGTCTCTTCCGACACCACCGCAGTCTCCCCCCATGAAGTCCGGGCTGGGAGGCAGTAAACCTCTGTCTAAGGAGGACCAGCTGAGCTATGTGTCGAACATCCTGCTGGAGGACTACGATATGCAGCTCAACTGGAATTGCGACTTCTTCCACTCTGATGCTGCCGAGAAGGAGGGTGAGCCCAGCCAGCCCTGTTCGCCTCTGGAGGAGAGCGGCGAGGACTGCCTGTGGCAGTGCCTGGCATCAGACAAGAGTTTGGAAGAGAAGCTGGTTTCCACAATGCTCGGCTCCAGCCCGCTGCTGTCTGAGATCGATACCAGCATCTTCGAGGAGATTGCCGGCTCCACGCTGGACTGCCAGAACCTGATGGACACTCAGGAACCCAGTGAAGCCACATCAGATTATGGGTCAACCGGTGGCGAGCTGTCCACCTATTCATCCAGTGATTCTG AGGAGGAGATAGATGTGGTGACAGTGGTCCGTTGTCCCTCCAGCCCCTCCCCTCTGCCCTCATTGGCTGACCTGTCTGCCCGCCAGCAGAAACGGGAAGAGGAGCAGCGGGCTCTACAGCGTCATCACATAGAGATCCAGCTGCAACACAACTACGCTGCACCCTGTCCCGCGTCGCCACCACCTTCCTCCTCATCGTCGTCCAACAAGCGTTCGAGAGGGAGCGATGGCTCGTCGCGTTTCCACCACTCTTCTCGCAGCTCCTCGTCATCGTCGTCCTCTTCGTCGCGGTACAGCCACCATTCGTCCCGGAACTCGACAGAAACGGAGGACGAGGAGGAGCGGCGGCGGACTCACAATGTGATGGAGCGGCAGCGACGCAATGAGCTGAAGAACTGCTTTATGCGCCTGCGTGATAACGTGCCCGAGTTGTTGAACAATGACAAAGCGTCCAAGGTGGTGATCCTGAAGAAGGCCAGAGACTGTATCTATGGCCTGGAGAATGAGGGACACAGACTGAAAACCAAGAAGGACAAACTTAGAGCCAAACAGGAAGAGCTGAAAGCCAGACTGGCACAGCTCCGCAGCTAG